Proteins from one Gossypium raimondii isolate GPD5lz chromosome 8, ASM2569854v1, whole genome shotgun sequence genomic window:
- the LOC105791282 gene encoding B3 domain-containing transcription factor NGA1 codes for MGLFVCLISSSLVTPYFSSRLVRFVWLIFLPHLHRLDRSTRKTHKLVLNKTMDFGSSGREGLCEEEQMGKGKLPFTYSPPSPSSSSSQHKSQLPPLRNPGWEEQPRPIYDNRHHRMTSEWLSYRCQPQQDINEATTVTSEADSRRVDSDSTLELRTSASAADIEKEHMFDKVVTPSDVGKLNRLVIPKQHAEKYFPLDSSTNEKGLLLNFEDRNGKPWRFRYSYWNSSQSYVMTKGWSRFVKDKKLDAGDIVSFQRGAGEVGKDRFFIDSKRKPDAPTLVSFHPHQHYFSLGRSIPWNPLLMRPPPTGRDHLYLSPVNPINRRNSYYGGYPTGSNVVNPGDTVGSLFYLRSAVGSGAPQMGMTQRQQQGGVVEPIVFDSVPVVQSKAAPKRMRLFGVNMECPMPESDECEMLTTSTLAHATMAPQHPDQPPSSSQHPLQLRLYNGTPLPPTDFLNANKGKASLSFDLDT; via the coding sequence ATGGggttgtttgtttgtttgatctCAAGTAGCCTAGTTACTCCTTACTTTTCTTCCCGTCTTGTTAggtttgtttggttgatttttCTTCCTCATCTTCATCGTCTAGATAGATCCACCAGGAAGACTCACAAATTGGTGCTGAACAAGACCATGGATTTTGGGTCATCAGGGAGAGAAGGGTTGTGTGAAGAAGAGCAGATGGGTAAAGGTAAGCTCCCTTTTACTTACTCTCCTCCTTctccttcatcttcttcttctcagCACAAATCCCAGCTGCCTCCTCTTAGAAACCCTGGGTGGGAGGAGCAGCCTCGGCCAATTTACGACAACCGCCACCACCGAATGACTTCCGAATGGTTAAGCTACAGGTGCCAACCTCAACAAGATATTAACGAAGCTACTACTGTAACAAGTGAAGCGGATTCCAGACGCGTAGACTCAGATTCAACCCTCGAGCTTAGGACTAGTGCAAGTGCTGCCGACATCGAGAAAGAACACATGTTCGACAAAGTAGTCACGCCAAGCGATGTGGGGAAACTCAATCGACTTGTTATCCCAAAGCAACACGCAGAGAAGTATTTCCCCTTGGATTCTTCCACCAACGAGAAAGGTCTTCTGTTGAATTTCGAGGACAGAAATGGGAAGCCGTGGAGATTCAGATACTCCTATTGGAATAGCAGCCAAAGCTATGTGATGACCAAAGGCTGGAGCCGCTTTGTCAAGGATAAGAAACTTGATGCAGGCGATATAGTTTCTTTCCAGAGAGGAGCAGGTGAAGTGGGTAAAGATCGTTTTTTTATTGATTCGAAGCGGAAACCTGATGCACCAACCCTTGTTTCTTTCCATCCCCATCAACACTACTTCTCTTTGGGCCGCTCAATCCCATGGAATCCACTTCTAATGCGGCCACCACCAACAGGAAGAGATCACTTGTACTTGTCACCCGTAAACCCTATAAACAGAAGAAATAGCTACTATGGTGGTTACCCAACTGGAAGCAATGTGGTGAATCCAGGAGATACAGTGGGATCACTATTTTATTTGAGATCGGCAGTGGGTTCAGGAGCTCCACAAATGGGAATGACACAGCGGCAGCAGCAAGGCGGAGTTGTGGAGCCAATTGTGTTTGATTCGGTGCCGGTGGTCCAAAGCAAGGCTGCACCCAAAAGGATGAGGCTTTTCGGGGTTAACATGGAATGCCCCATGCCGGAGTCGGATGAATGTGAGATGTTAACTACATCTACCTTAGCACATGCTACAATGGCGCCCCAGCATCCAGATCAACCTCCTTCATCGTCTCAGCATCCTCTCCAATTAAGGCTCTACAATGGCACGCCACTGCCGCCCACGGACTTTCTTAATGCCAACAAAGGGAAGGCTTCATTGTCATTTGATTTAGATACGTGA